The following are from one region of the Paenibacillus sp. JZ16 genome:
- a CDS encoding homoserine dehydrogenase codes for MKPVKVGLLGLGTVGTGVVRIVEGHQEDLSSQVGSPITIERIAVKHLEKYRSVNVDQNKLTEDPWAVIRDPEIDVIVEVMGGIEQTKTYILEALERGKHIVTANKDLMALHGAEILAKAQEKQCDVFYEASVAGGIPIIRTLIEGFSSDRIMKIMGIVNGTTNFILSKMSQEGASYEDVLAEAQELGYAEADPTSDVEGLDAARKMAILGTLGFRTNVELQDVTVKGISQVTKEDIAYAKRLGYEMKLLGIAERQDDEFSITVQPTMVRKGHPIAAVNGVFNAVYVYGEAVGETMFYGAGAGEMPTATSVVADLVAVIKNLKLGVNGLKAIVPYKPKKLKTDEQIMYKNFILLHVDDKAGVLAQITQVFAEYNVSLESVVQQPNEHNPDAEIIIVTHNASKANMDEVLNHFEGLEVIRRIKSVYRVEG; via the coding sequence ATGAAACCGGTCAAAGTAGGGCTTTTGGGATTAGGAACCGTAGGAACAGGGGTTGTCCGCATCGTAGAGGGACACCAGGAGGATTTGAGCAGCCAGGTCGGTTCGCCGATTACGATAGAACGTATCGCTGTCAAACATTTGGAGAAGTACCGCAGTGTCAATGTGGATCAGAATAAACTGACGGAAGATCCATGGGCGGTCATCCGCGATCCCGAGATTGATGTCATCGTTGAAGTGATGGGCGGGATCGAGCAGACGAAAACCTATATTCTCGAAGCGCTTGAGCGCGGCAAGCATATCGTTACCGCGAATAAGGATCTGATGGCTCTCCACGGTGCCGAAATATTGGCCAAGGCGCAAGAGAAGCAGTGCGACGTGTTCTACGAGGCAAGTGTTGCTGGCGGTATTCCCATTATCCGCACGCTGATTGAAGGCTTCTCCTCGGATCGTATCATGAAAATTATGGGGATCGTGAACGGTACAACCAATTTCATTCTGAGCAAGATGAGTCAAGAAGGCGCATCGTATGAAGATGTCCTGGCCGAAGCTCAGGAACTGGGTTATGCAGAAGCTGACCCGACCTCCGATGTTGAAGGATTGGACGCGGCGCGCAAGATGGCGATTCTCGGCACACTTGGCTTCCGCACGAACGTCGAGCTCCAGGATGTAACCGTTAAGGGAATCTCGCAAGTGACCAAAGAAGATATCGCTTATGCGAAGCGTTTGGGTTATGAGATGAAACTTCTGGGTATCGCGGAGCGTCAGGACGATGAGTTCAGCATCACGGTTCAGCCTACGATGGTTCGGAAGGGACATCCTATCGCAGCCGTGAATGGGGTATTTAACGCGGTTTATGTATATGGAGAAGCTGTAGGCGAAACGATGTTTTACGGAGCCGGCGCTGGTGAGATGCCAACCGCTACATCCGTTGTGGCAGACCTGGTTGCCGTTATCAAGAATCTGAAGCTCGGCGTCAACGGTCTCAAAGCCATCGTTCCTTACAAACCGAAGAAACTCAAAACCGACGAGCAGATCATGTATAAGAACTTCATTTTGCTTCATGTCGACGATAAAGCAGGTGTACTTGCCCAAATTACCCAGGTGTTCGCTGAATATAACGTCAGCCTGGAATCCGTTGTCCAGCAGCCGAACGAGCATAATCCGGACGCAGAGATTATCATCGTCACCCACAATGCGAGCAAAGCCAATATGGATGAAGTGTTGAATCATTTTGAAGGCCTGGAAGTCATTCGCCGGATTAAAAGTGTTTACCGTGTTGAAGGATAA
- a CDS encoding ACT domain-containing protein, which produces MKERYYLVREDILPEAVVKTMQVKKLLASGDVRTVHEAVEQVGLSRSAFYKYKDGIHPINQLERDEIVTISIDMEHRSGMLSEVLGLVAGEGGNVLTIHQSIPLQGIANVVISVEVSRLNEELDDLLDGLRRIAGVRRVQMIGQG; this is translated from the coding sequence GTGAAGGAACGCTACTATTTGGTCCGGGAAGACATCCTTCCCGAGGCTGTGGTTAAGACGATGCAAGTAAAAAAATTGCTGGCATCGGGAGACGTTAGAACGGTTCATGAAGCCGTTGAACAGGTTGGGCTTAGCCGAAGCGCTTTTTATAAGTACAAGGATGGAATCCATCCCATCAATCAACTGGAACGTGATGAAATCGTAACGATTTCTATCGATATGGAACATCGCTCGGGGATGCTATCCGAAGTGCTGGGGCTGGTAGCGGGTGAAGGCGGGAATGTGCTAACCATTCATCAGAGTATTCCGCTGCAGGGAATCGCCAATGTCGTGATTTCCGTCGAAGTTTCCCGGCTGAATGAGGAGCTGGATGACCTGCTTGACGGATTGAGGCGAATAGCTGGAGTAAGAAGAGTGCAGATGATAGGCCAAGGTTAA
- a CDS encoding SPFH domain-containing protein codes for MAIIEVVKYEGPPDVFAWRYPNQELGTWTQLIVHETQEAILYKGGQALDSFAAGRHTLSTANIPILSNVINLPFGGKSPFTAEVWFVNKLRSLDVKWGTSSPIQLQDPKYNIIVSVRAFGQFGVQISDPRKFLGTLVGTLPTFDQSTLIKYYRGVLMSNITEIISSYIVRKKISVVEINAYIAEISKHIMEAIAPSFEEMGITLLNFYVDSINIPENDPAAVRIKEALAKKAEMDIIGYTYHQERTFNTLEGAAKNQGSPAAVMGTGLGMGLGMVGPMYETVGKMFEDSKDPGKNELDTKQKACTQCGTLSAEEARFCSGCGQSLQVQAEEELASTVQCNDCGQPLPPNAKFCLHCGDPYHACPECGHDHPAGAVECPDCGAALPMPCRACGELVDAKAKFCPHCGSSHALTCPGCHHEIKPGQKFCMECGHKLM; via the coding sequence ATGGCTATTATTGAAGTTGTAAAATACGAAGGACCGCCGGATGTGTTTGCCTGGCGTTATCCGAATCAGGAGTTAGGTACATGGACCCAACTTATTGTTCATGAGACACAGGAGGCCATCCTGTATAAGGGTGGTCAGGCCCTGGACTCCTTCGCGGCTGGGCGGCATACACTGAGTACGGCGAATATACCGATATTATCCAATGTGATCAATCTTCCATTCGGCGGGAAGTCTCCCTTTACGGCAGAAGTCTGGTTTGTGAACAAACTTCGTTCACTGGACGTGAAATGGGGGACCAGCTCGCCGATCCAGCTGCAAGATCCAAAATACAATATTATCGTATCGGTCCGGGCTTTTGGCCAATTCGGCGTACAGATCAGCGATCCGCGAAAGTTTCTGGGGACCCTGGTTGGCACACTGCCGACTTTTGACCAAAGCACACTGATTAAATATTATCGCGGCGTACTGATGTCCAATATTACGGAAATCATATCCTCCTATATCGTTCGCAAAAAAATCAGCGTTGTGGAGATCAATGCTTACATAGCGGAAATATCGAAGCATATCATGGAAGCGATTGCGCCTTCATTTGAAGAAATGGGGATCACCCTGCTGAATTTCTATGTGGACTCCATCAACATCCCGGAGAATGACCCGGCAGCTGTTCGAATCAAGGAAGCGTTGGCAAAGAAAGCGGAGATGGACATCATCGGATATACCTATCATCAAGAAAGAACCTTTAATACGCTGGAGGGGGCGGCAAAGAATCAAGGCAGCCCGGCAGCGGTCATGGGAACCGGATTGGGCATGGGACTTGGGATGGTTGGTCCGATGTATGAGACCGTGGGGAAAATGTTTGAGGACTCAAAGGATCCAGGAAAGAACGAGCTCGATACCAAACAGAAAGCGTGTACCCAGTGCGGAACACTGAGCGCAGAAGAGGCGCGATTCTGTTCGGGATGCGGACAATCGCTTCAGGTGCAGGCTGAGGAGGAACTGGCGAGCACCGTTCAATGCAACGATTGCGGACAGCCACTGCCTCCCAATGCCAAGTTTTGTCTTCACTGCGGTGACCCGTACCATGCATGCCCTGAATGTGGCCATGACCACCCGGCCGGTGCCGTCGAATGTCCGGATTGCGGTGCAGCGCTTCCTATGCCTTGCAGGGCATGCGGTGAACTGGTGGATGCAAAAGCCAAGTTTTGCCCGCACTGCGGGTCAAGCCATGCGCTAACATGTCCTGGATGTCATCATGAGATCAAACCGGGCCAGAAGTTTTGCATGGAGTGCGGACATAAATTGATGTGA
- the thrC gene encoding threonine synthase: MPYEGLLQTYREYLPVNERTPLLTLKEGNTPLIKAVNLSEELGIDLHFKFEGLNPTGSFKDRGMVMAVAKAMEEGSRTIMCASTGNTSAAAAAYAARGGLNCIVIIPNNNIALGKLAQAMIYGAKVIAIEGNFDRALEIVREITAKHPIALVNSVNPYRIEGQKTAAFEVVDQLGKAPDVLAIPVGNAGNISAYWKGFKEYHAAGKSSSLPRMLGFEAEGAMAIVKGEPIANPETVATAIRIGNPASWKTAVAAAEESGGQINYVTDEEILDAYRKIASREGIFAEPGSAASIAGVYKMKREGYFKGGESVVCVLTGHGLKDPNIAISTVNAEPLVVSDTESAVMDAIAKLEGAARV; the protein is encoded by the coding sequence ATGCCGTATGAAGGATTGCTTCAAACCTACAGAGAATATTTGCCGGTGAATGAGCGTACTCCGCTTCTAACGCTAAAGGAAGGGAACACCCCTCTGATCAAAGCTGTGAATTTATCCGAAGAGCTTGGAATTGATCTGCATTTCAAATTTGAAGGGCTGAATCCTACGGGTTCATTCAAAGACCGCGGGATGGTGATGGCTGTAGCGAAAGCGATGGAAGAGGGAAGCCGCACCATCATGTGCGCTTCAACGGGCAATACGTCTGCAGCAGCTGCTGCTTATGCCGCTCGTGGCGGATTGAATTGTATCGTAATCATTCCGAACAACAATATTGCGCTGGGCAAGCTCGCCCAAGCGATGATTTACGGAGCGAAGGTCATTGCGATTGAAGGCAATTTTGACCGCGCGCTGGAAATTGTGCGTGAGATTACGGCGAAGCATCCGATTGCGCTTGTAAACTCCGTGAATCCTTATCGAATCGAAGGCCAGAAGACGGCTGCATTCGAAGTCGTTGACCAGTTAGGGAAAGCGCCGGACGTGCTGGCCATTCCGGTCGGCAACGCGGGGAACATCTCCGCTTACTGGAAAGGATTTAAAGAATACCATGCTGCGGGCAAATCGTCCTCTCTGCCAAGAATGCTTGGATTTGAAGCGGAAGGAGCGATGGCCATCGTGAAGGGAGAGCCTATTGCAAATCCGGAAACGGTAGCGACTGCCATCCGTATCGGGAACCCGGCCAGCTGGAAAACCGCGGTTGCGGCCGCTGAGGAATCCGGCGGACAGATTAACTATGTTACGGACGAAGAGATTTTGGACGCATACCGCAAAATCGCATCGCGTGAGGGCATTTTTGCCGAGCCAGGATCGGCTGCCTCCATCGCAGGCGTTTATAAAATGAAGCGCGAAGGATATTTTAAAGGTGGAGAGTCCGTAGTCTGTGTGCTGACAGGGCATGGGCTCAAGGATCCGAATATCGCCATTTCTACCGTGAACGCCGAACCGCTCGTCGTATCAGATACGGAATCAGCCGTAATGGATGCTATTGCTAAGCTTGAAGGAGCTGCACGGGTATGA
- a CDS encoding FlxA-like family protein, whose protein sequence is MSTRTTSRNGLWLAAAVLPVLTILLFGLIGGIVQLNAWISGIALGCAEAAILVFIGLVVHRRKAGSPGAPFYIASGVIIGVYAISVLLEVILLGYLFKLPESSYFMIHLITFLGFSVVLGLIALTGKYAGAHERKESDHLAVQKETVAWIGGIRRKLGEMPGENIHSLDRQMAELEETLRYSDPITHTSLYEVEHMIQQKIALLEDQVALIGETQAEQRDELAEQTVHIIRDILRTVQDRNTELLKAKAGST, encoded by the coding sequence GTGAGTACAAGAACCACAAGTCGAAATGGATTATGGCTGGCTGCCGCGGTGCTTCCGGTCTTAACCATCCTTCTGTTCGGATTGATCGGAGGGATCGTTCAGCTGAATGCTTGGATATCGGGCATCGCTCTCGGATGCGCCGAGGCGGCCATTCTCGTCTTTATCGGTTTAGTTGTCCACCGGCGCAAAGCGGGTTCGCCAGGAGCTCCTTTTTATATTGCTTCAGGCGTCATTATAGGAGTCTATGCCATTTCCGTTTTGCTGGAGGTCATTCTGCTGGGGTATTTATTTAAGCTGCCTGAATCTTCTTATTTTATGATTCATCTTATAACCTTCCTGGGGTTCTCGGTGGTTTTGGGACTGATAGCTCTGACGGGAAAATATGCAGGAGCTCATGAACGAAAGGAAAGTGATCATCTGGCGGTTCAGAAAGAGACGGTGGCCTGGATCGGGGGAATCCGAAGAAAACTAGGTGAGATGCCAGGAGAGAACATTCATTCGTTAGACCGGCAGATGGCCGAGCTGGAAGAAACGCTTCGTTATAGCGATCCTATCACGCATACCTCTTTATATGAAGTGGAGCATATGATCCAGCAAAAAATCGCATTGTTGGAGGACCAAGTGGCGCTGATCGGAGAGACGCAAGCAGAACAACGCGATGAGCTGGCAGAGCAAACCGTTCACATCATCCGCGATATCCTGAGAACGGTACAGGATCGTAACACCGAACTTTTGAAGGCAAAAGCGGGATCGACCTAA
- a CDS encoding LysM peptidoglycan-binding domain-containing protein yields the protein MKIHIVKEGDTLYELSKKYDVPLAKIIDANPQLVDPNKLDVGAKIKVPTEPVPVPGGSQPIIHKHTVKQGDSLWKLSKAWGVTLKEIIDANPQLKNPNALLVGEVVNIPSSGVYSESGTDDGVSMSSGSGSNPGKKKPGGKDYTGVKEEITAPIEQPPVVPEVKEPEPPILPKLPEISPFPEEPKKLEPEHKPEILPEIKKPVILPEVKKPEILPEVKKPDVLPDFKKSVIMPEFKPEFKPEFKPEFKPEFKPEFKPEYKPDYKLPYKPIEPEFTHPVKTMPLPYPIHPMAEPCPPFAEMPLHMMPHPCPEFPFQEAPAFMMPPYGGYHEGPCGCHEPKHWHGAEYGTAVHPYHHIPQEAMPVSYNEGWGNVPSGYPGVSEQPMSLEYSQFSITESYTGNVGSDYHPYPEHHHTAATYGYVPSPCGCHGGEVSPYYNKPHHGYPQHGHHQYAPDMAVPYQPWQGGMDYNAGAYGHPSALMGTQGAYPPFVNPYEPNWNDRQNDQPFDSAFNPSAPYEAEQSNMSVSSEIGNETEPSVSRDTSIEEDAKERAKVHRQQANKTRTAAKKSRKPQGSSKGKRHNPWIKG from the coding sequence GTGAAGATACACATCGTCAAGGAAGGCGACACCCTATATGAGCTGTCCAAAAAATACGACGTTCCATTAGCGAAAATCATCGATGCCAATCCACAGCTGGTGGATCCGAATAAGCTCGATGTCGGTGCCAAAATCAAAGTACCGACAGAGCCTGTTCCGGTACCAGGCGGCAGCCAACCCATTATCCATAAGCATACGGTAAAGCAGGGGGACTCCCTCTGGAAACTGTCGAAGGCATGGGGCGTAACCCTGAAGGAAATTATTGATGCCAACCCGCAGCTTAAAAATCCGAATGCCCTGCTGGTTGGAGAGGTCGTGAACATCCCTTCATCAGGCGTATATTCGGAGTCGGGCACAGATGACGGGGTTTCGATGAGCAGTGGCAGTGGTTCGAACCCGGGCAAGAAGAAGCCGGGCGGTAAGGATTACACCGGAGTGAAGGAAGAAATCACAGCGCCGATCGAGCAGCCACCGGTTGTACCGGAAGTTAAGGAACCCGAGCCGCCGATTTTACCAAAACTGCCTGAGATTTCACCATTCCCCGAGGAGCCTAAAAAATTAGAACCGGAGCACAAACCGGAGATTTTACCTGAAATCAAGAAGCCGGTCATCCTGCCGGAGGTCAAGAAACCAGAGATCCTGCCAGAAGTGAAGAAACCGGATGTCCTGCCGGATTTTAAAAAGTCTGTGATCATGCCTGAATTCAAGCCGGAGTTCAAACCTGAATTCAAACCCGAATTCAAACCTGAATTCAAACCCGAATTCAAACCAGAGTACAAACCGGATTACAAATTGCCATATAAACCAATAGAGCCGGAGTTTACGCATCCTGTCAAAACCATGCCGTTACCTTACCCAATCCATCCTATGGCCGAACCATGTCCGCCGTTTGCGGAGATGCCACTTCATATGATGCCGCATCCTTGTCCGGAATTTCCTTTTCAAGAAGCGCCTGCATTTATGATGCCTCCATACGGTGGTTATCATGAAGGACCATGTGGTTGCCATGAACCTAAACATTGGCATGGAGCCGAATACGGCACAGCTGTCCATCCGTATCACCATATACCGCAGGAAGCGATGCCTGTATCCTATAATGAAGGCTGGGGAAATGTACCTTCAGGATATCCGGGTGTTTCTGAACAGCCCATGAGCTTGGAATATTCCCAGTTCTCGATCACGGAATCATATACAGGAAATGTGGGTTCCGATTACCATCCATATCCTGAGCATCATCATACAGCGGCGACATATGGTTATGTTCCGTCTCCTTGCGGATGCCATGGGGGAGAAGTTAGTCCATACTACAATAAGCCACATCACGGGTACCCACAACACGGGCATCACCAGTACGCACCCGACATGGCTGTACCGTATCAACCGTGGCAGGGTGGAATGGACTACAATGCTGGGGCATACGGCCATCCGTCCGCACTCATGGGAACTCAAGGAGCATATCCTCCATTTGTAAATCCATATGAACCAAACTGGAATGATCGGCAAAACGACCAGCCGTTCGATTCGGCATTCAATCCGTCGGCTCCATACGAAGCGGAGCAATCTAATATGTCGGTCAGCAGTGAAATTGGGAATGAAACGGAACCATCCGTATCCAGAGATACTTCCATTGAAGAGGATGCCAAGGAGAGAGCTAAAGTCCATCGTCAGCAAGCCAATAAAACAAGAACAGCAGCCAAGAAATCACGAAAGCCTCAAGGTTCATCAAAAGGTAAACGCCACAATCCATGGA
- the ilvE gene encoding branched-chain-amino-acid transaminase produces MSEQWIYLDGEFVTKENAKVSVFDHGFLYGDGIFEGIRIYNGNIFKCKEHLDRLYDSAKSIDLVIPLAYDELLEAMAETIRRNDMRNGYIRIVVSRGAGNLGLDPRRCPKPTVLIIVEQLAIYSEEAYLNGLKAVSVAQRRNIPDALNPKIKSLNYLNNILVKIQSNFAGADEAIMMNAQGYVTEGSGDNIFIVKNGVVTTPPCYLGALEGITRQAIIDLCDKLGIKLKEEPFSMHDVYIADEVFFTGTAAEVIAAREIDGRMIGKGQAGPITLQLLEEFRKIVDQDGYKVWES; encoded by the coding sequence ATGTCAGAGCAATGGATCTATCTGGATGGAGAATTCGTCACAAAAGAGAATGCAAAAGTATCCGTTTTTGATCATGGATTCCTGTACGGAGACGGCATATTCGAAGGGATTCGGATATATAACGGCAACATCTTTAAGTGCAAAGAACACTTGGATCGGCTGTACGATTCCGCCAAGTCCATCGATTTAGTCATCCCATTGGCATATGATGAGCTGCTGGAGGCTATGGCCGAGACGATTCGGCGCAACGATATGCGAAACGGGTACATCCGTATCGTAGTATCCCGAGGTGCAGGCAATCTGGGTCTGGACCCGCGTCGCTGCCCTAAACCAACGGTGTTGATCATTGTGGAACAGCTGGCGATATACTCCGAAGAAGCTTATCTTAACGGTTTGAAGGCCGTATCCGTAGCCCAGCGCCGCAACATTCCGGATGCGCTCAATCCGAAAATCAAGTCTCTGAACTATTTGAACAACATTCTTGTGAAGATCCAATCCAACTTTGCGGGAGCGGATGAAGCGATCATGATGAACGCACAAGGATATGTGACGGAAGGCTCAGGTGACAATATTTTCATCGTGAAAAACGGCGTGGTCACCACGCCTCCGTGCTACCTTGGTGCGCTTGAAGGCATTACGCGCCAGGCGATTATCGATTTATGCGATAAACTCGGCATCAAATTGAAGGAAGAGCCTTTCAGCATGCATGACGTATATATTGCAGACGAAGTGTTTTTTACAGGAACCGCCGCTGAGGTCATCGCCGCTCGTGAAATTGACGGACGGATGATCGGAAAAGGGCAGGCTGGTCCAATTACGCTTCAACTGCTCGAGGAATTCCGCAAAATTGTGGATCAAGACGGTTATAAAGTATGGGAATCCTAA
- the thrB gene encoding homoserine kinase: protein MSLSQGVRVKVPASTANLGPGFDTLGMALSMYSWIEMKASERTVFHLHGDEMGGLPTDKSNLIYKVAQMVFEEAGQAVPDLEISMYSEIPLTRGLGSSASAIVGALAAANALIGSPLPDSKLFDMATNLEKHPDNVGASLFGGIITAVWDGAHADYIRIEPPADLGTLVVIPDFELATSKAREALPAQVSLADAVYNISRSSLMTAALSAGRLDLISAAMQDRIHQPYRVPLVPGMSKILAEATSHGALGIALSGAGPTMIALVDRNDSRVEELSAYLVQTMKAEGISASCYPLNPVAEGVQLLEDINNRSFLDMIRGEVTA from the coding sequence ATGAGTTTGTCCCAAGGTGTCCGGGTGAAGGTACCGGCCAGTACGGCTAATTTGGGACCTGGATTCGATACACTCGGCATGGCATTGTCTATGTATTCCTGGATCGAGATGAAGGCGTCGGAGCGGACCGTATTCCATCTTCATGGTGATGAGATGGGCGGTCTGCCGACCGATAAGAGCAACCTGATCTATAAGGTGGCTCAGATGGTTTTTGAAGAGGCGGGACAGGCTGTTCCCGATCTTGAGATTTCCATGTATTCCGAAATTCCGCTTACCCGCGGTCTTGGCAGCAGTGCTTCGGCGATTGTAGGGGCGCTGGCGGCTGCCAATGCGCTGATCGGTTCACCCCTGCCGGATTCCAAGCTTTTTGATATGGCGACGAATCTTGAGAAGCACCCGGATAATGTAGGAGCTTCATTATTTGGAGGGATTATTACGGCTGTATGGGACGGAGCTCATGCGGATTATATACGTATTGAACCTCCAGCAGACCTCGGAACGCTCGTTGTTATTCCCGATTTCGAATTGGCAACATCCAAAGCAAGAGAAGCGCTGCCCGCCCAGGTCAGTTTAGCGGATGCTGTGTATAATATTAGTCGGTCCTCCTTGATGACCGCGGCTCTTTCTGCAGGCAGACTGGACTTGATATCTGCCGCAATGCAAGACCGGATTCATCAGCCTTATCGGGTACCGCTTGTGCCAGGGATGAGCAAAATTTTGGCCGAAGCGACAAGCCACGGAGCGCTGGGGATTGCGCTAAGCGGAGCGGGCCCGACGATGATTGCGTTGGTGGATCGGAACGATTCGCGGGTAGAAGAATTGAGCGCGTATTTAGTGCAGACGATGAAGGCGGAAGGAATTTCGGCTTCGTGCTACCCGTTGAATCCAGTTGCCGAAGGCGTCCAGCTCTTGGAAGATATAAACAACAGATCCTTTTTGGATATGATTAGAGGGGAAGTTACCGCATGA
- the obgE gene encoding GTPase ObgE, giving the protein MFVDKAKVYVKGGDGGDGLIAFRREKYVPEGGPAGGDGGKGGDVIFRVDEGLRTLMDFRYQKHFKAKRGEKGRNKSQHGANADSMIVRIPPGTILTDDDTGEVIGDLTRHGQQVVVARGGRGGRGNIRFATPNNPAPELAENGEEGEERYVTMELKVMADVGLVGFPSVGKSTLLSVVSAAQPKIGAYHFTTITPNLGVVEVGDGRNFVMADLPGLIEGAHEGVGLGHEFLRHVERTRVIVHVVDMAGTEGRDPFEDWEKINDEIRLYNPVLVERPQIVAANKMDMPEAEEYLAAFKEKLKEIRPDIEVMPISSLTRQGIQELLYRTIDVLESIPDEPAIEEVSEVSERKVYKFKAQNDNSFTVTRDNEMYVVHSERIERMLKRMQMNSHDAILKLARTMRHMGVDEELRKRGATEGTIVRIGDFEFEFVEGSSYY; this is encoded by the coding sequence ATGTTTGTAGATAAGGCAAAAGTATATGTAAAAGGCGGAGACGGCGGCGATGGTCTCATTGCGTTCCGTCGAGAGAAATACGTTCCTGAAGGCGGACCTGCCGGCGGAGACGGCGGTAAGGGCGGCGACGTGATTTTCCGGGTGGACGAAGGACTGCGCACGTTGATGGATTTCCGTTACCAGAAGCATTTTAAGGCCAAGCGCGGGGAAAAAGGCCGCAATAAAAGTCAGCATGGGGCCAATGCGGATAGCATGATTGTCCGTATCCCGCCGGGTACCATCTTAACGGATGACGATACCGGTGAGGTGATTGGCGATTTGACCCGACACGGTCAACAGGTTGTTGTTGCCAGAGGAGGCCGTGGAGGGCGAGGAAATATCCGCTTTGCTACCCCGAACAATCCGGCGCCTGAGCTTGCCGAGAACGGCGAGGAAGGCGAAGAGCGTTACGTAACCATGGAACTTAAAGTGATGGCTGATGTAGGTCTCGTCGGGTTCCCGAGTGTAGGCAAATCAACCTTGTTGTCCGTTGTATCTGCGGCTCAGCCAAAGATCGGCGCATACCACTTTACGACCATAACGCCGAATTTGGGAGTTGTTGAGGTTGGAGACGGTCGCAATTTTGTTATGGCTGACCTGCCTGGTCTGATTGAGGGTGCTCATGAAGGCGTGGGACTTGGTCATGAATTCCTCCGGCACGTGGAAAGAACACGCGTCATTGTCCATGTCGTGGATATGGCAGGCACGGAAGGAAGGGATCCGTTTGAGGACTGGGAAAAAATCAATGATGAAATCAGGCTCTACAACCCGGTTCTGGTCGAACGGCCGCAAATCGTAGCCGCTAATAAAATGGACATGCCGGAGGCCGAAGAGTATCTAGCGGCCTTCAAAGAGAAGCTGAAAGAGATTCGTCCGGACATCGAGGTCATGCCAATCTCCTCGCTGACCCGTCAGGGTATTCAGGAACTTCTTTACCGCACGATCGATGTGCTGGAGAGCATTCCGGACGAGCCGGCCATTGAAGAAGTATCCGAGGTTTCCGAGCGCAAGGTTTATAAATTCAAAGCGCAGAACGACAACTCCTTCACCGTTACTAGGGATAATGAGATGTATGTTGTGCATAGCGAGCGAATTGAGCGGATGCTGAAACGGATGCAGATGAATTCGCATGATGCCATTCTGAAGCTTGCAAGAACGATGCGCCATATGGGCGTCGATGAAGAACTTCGGAAACGGGGCGCGACAGAAGGCACCATTGTACGAATTGGTGATTTCGAATTTGAATTTGTTGAAGGCAGCAGCTACTATTAA
- the pheA gene encoding prephenate dehydratase, protein MKKIALLPSGSVSHEAILYLLNGEPVEFVHHKLISDVFMSTVEGKSDYSVIPIENTIEGSVSLHMDWLVNEVDLPMQVEWVYPSIQNLIGNAAEFQSNDGTMDYSKITKIWSHQVATAQCRQFLAKAAPQAELEQVGSTSEGVKIVKENPGQGWAAIGTTLGAATHGLNVLAERITDHDNNYTRFVLIGREPILVNRSPEHIKTSILVTLPEDVPGALHQVLSAFAWRRLNLSRIESRPTKKKLGNYYFYIDVMAAADSVLLVAAMGEIEALGCVVRVLGTYPGYAYESEKMEVK, encoded by the coding sequence ATGAAAAAAATAGCCTTGTTGCCCTCAGGATCGGTATCTCATGAAGCGATACTTTATCTCCTTAACGGTGAGCCGGTGGAATTTGTCCACCATAAACTGATCTCTGATGTATTTATGTCTACAGTAGAAGGAAAAAGCGATTACAGCGTAATCCCGATTGAGAATACCATCGAAGGTTCCGTGAGCCTTCATATGGATTGGTTGGTCAATGAGGTGGATCTGCCGATGCAGGTGGAATGGGTCTATCCTTCCATTCAGAACCTGATCGGAAATGCTGCCGAGTTCCAGTCCAATGACGGTACGATGGATTACAGTAAAATCACAAAAATTTGGTCTCACCAAGTAGCAACGGCCCAGTGCCGTCAGTTCCTCGCGAAGGCCGCGCCACAGGCTGAGTTGGAGCAAGTAGGCAGCACCTCGGAAGGGGTTAAAATCGTAAAGGAAAATCCCGGCCAGGGATGGGCGGCGATCGGCACTACACTAGGCGCTGCCACTCACGGATTAAACGTGCTTGCCGAGCGTATTACCGACCATGATAATAATTACACCCGGTTTGTTTTAATCGGACGCGAGCCGATTTTAGTCAACCGTTCGCCGGAGCATATCAAGACCAGCATTCTCGTGACCCTCCCAGAGGATGTGCCGGGAGCGCTGCATCAGGTGCTTTCGGCGTTTGCTTGGCGGCGCCTGAATCTGTCGCGGATTGAATCCCGTCCGACGAAGAAGAAGCTGGGTAATTACTATTTTTACATCGATGTCATGGCTGCAGCAGATTCGGTTCTGTTGGTCGCCGCCATGGGAGAGATTGAAGCGCTGGGATGTGTGGTTCGTGTGCTGGGTACTTATCCGGGCTATGCGTACGAGAGTGAGAAAATGGAGGTTAAGTAA